The genomic region TCAGAATCAAAAACACCTTGTGTAGTGGCATCATAGTTAGTAAATGCAACATCAAGATTAATTTCGTATCCTCCTGCGCTTAAATCAAACTGTGGTGAAAGAAGCCATTCAACATCTCCTGTTAGATAAATATTTACGTTCACTCCACCAAGACCTGATCCTAGATGTGCAAACTCTTCTTCAGCCCAATTACTAGAGCCTAAAGAACTAGGACCATTTACAGGATCACCGTCAACAGCTTCTATCCAACAACTTGGAATGTAAGAAGAAAAATCTTCTAAATAATCTGGGGTTTCAGGAGCACAAAGAGTTGTAAAACTAAATGGGCCTGCCCATTCACTAAAATCACCAGCTCCACAATTTGCTCTTACATAGTAATCATAATCAGTATTAGACATTAATCCTGTTGTATTTACTGGGTTAGTTGCCGGAGTGATAATAGTTCCTGCGCCTTGGGTAAAGCCATCTATACCGTATTCTACTTCCCAAGAGGATTCTCCACTACCACCACTCGTCCAAGAAAGGTCAGCAGATGAAGATGTAATATTGGCAGCATCCAATGATGTAGGTACTAAACAAGAAGCAGGCGTTGAAAAACTAAAAGGACCAGCCCATGCACTTACATCACCACCACAATTTGCTCTTACATAATAATCATAATCAGTAGATTCAGTAAGTGTATTTAATGTATAAGGATTAGAATTTGCTGCAACAATTGTTCCTGTTCCTTGTGTAAAGCCGTCTGCTCCAAATTCGATATCCCATAAAACCTCACTTCCAGTAACTGTCCAACCTAAGTTTGCACTTGTTGCTGTAATCCCAGTCGCTGTTAATGAAAAAACATCAGGACAGGCTTGTTGAATTCCTCCTAAAATTATATTAGGTATATAAGATAACATTGTTCCCGTAGGTGGAGATGCTGGATCAGGATTTGTCGAATCGCTTCTATAATAAATAGAACGATTAGTGGTTACACTAGAGGTATGGAAATCATCACTAATACTATCATAGCTTGCTCTATTTTCATCAACTGCAACAATCAAGTTATTGGTGTTTGAATAGTTAAAAGGAGTATCTAAAGTTATTGTTATCCACTCATCAGTACCTGGAGCAGTTACAGTAATTCCTCCTGAATACACTTGAGTAAGTGCTGTACTAGGAAGCCAGTCTGTAGTAGAGGCATAAGAAGCTTTTACATCTTCAGCCATATATATAACCAATTCTTGACTATTAGGTAACTCAGTCGTCCCGCTATAAAACCATTGAATTGAGGTAATATTCCCAGAAGCATTAATTTCACTTTGTAAATAAACACTTTGTGAATAAGAAAAACCATAATATGGTTCAAATGGTACTGCTTGAGATTCACTAGTGCCGGTACCAATTTGAATTTGACCACTAGAGAAACCAGTCGCAAAAATTAAAAGAAGTATTAGTAATTTTATTTTCATTTTGATTCTTTTAGAATTAATCAAGCTATTAAGTTATACCATTTTTGTAGCTCCGCACCTACAAGACTTAATTTTTTGTTAAAGCGCTCAATTCATCGCTTATCTACTTGATTTTTAAAAGATCAGCATGAATAATGTGCATAATATTTCATTTTTATTTAAAATATTACCTTTGTCGCTCAACACATAAAAATGTTTATAGCATGCAACTGTATAACAAATTAAGTGCTGAAGAAAGAAGAGAACTTATACGTGCCGCTGGAAAAGAGCGGTTAACGATATCTTTCTATCAGTACCACCAGATCGGTAATCCACAACTTTTTAGAGACCACTTATTTTTACACTGGCATCCTATGGATGTTCTGGGAAGAATTTATGTCGCTCACGAAGGTATTAATGCTCAACTCTCCGTACCTGGCGATCGTTTTGACGAGTTTAAACTATTTTTAGATAACATATCTTTTTTAGAAGGAGTACGTCTCAACATCGCTAGAGAACAAGATAATGAAAGCTTCTTAAAACTTAAAGTTAAGGTTAGAAATAAAATAGTTGCAGACGGACTTAATGACCAAACCTTTGATGTAACTAATAAAGGGATTCATGTAGACGCAACTAAGTTTAACGAACTGATTGAAGACCCCAATACTGTTCTGGTAGATATGCGTAATCATTATGAATCTGAAATAGGACATTTTAAAAATGCATGGACACCAGATGTTGATACCTTTAGAGATAGTCTAGATTATATAGAAGAAAAATTAAAAGATCATAAAGAAGATAAGAAATTAGTGATGTATTGTACCGGTGGTATCCGATGTGAAAAAGCTAGTGCATATTATAAACACAAAGGTTTTAAGGATGTATATCAACTAGAAGGTGGTATTATAGAATACCATAGACAAGTGACAGAACAAGGTCTAGACAACAAGTTTAAAGGAAAGAATTTTGTTTTTGACCACAGGCTTGCTGAGAAAATCAGTGATGAAGTTATTGCAAACTGCCATCAATGTGGTACTCCATTTGACTTGCATACCAACTGTGCAAATGAAGCCTGTCACCTATTATTTATTCAATGTGATTCTTGCAAAGACAAAATGGAAAATTGCTGTAGCGATGAATGCAAAGAAATCATTCAACTACCGATCGAAGAACAAAAGAAATTACGTGCCGGGAAATATAATAGTAATAAGATTTTTAAAAAAGGTAGATCAGAAAAACTAGTATTTAAAAAGTAATAATTATTTTAAAATCTCGCTTTCGCGAAAGCGTATTAAACAAAAAAGGAGCTCAAATTGAGCTCCTTTTTATTTATAAATATAACTACTTATCTTTTGATAAATCGTTTCACAACGGTTGCTGATCCATCAGATATCTGCACTAGATAAACTCCTGAAGTAAGTGAACTCATGTTGTTCATTTCAATAGTATTATTAGATACATTATCAAATTCTCTAGTCATTACCTGTTGACCTAACGTATTGAAGATTGCAATAGAAACTTGACTAGTTTGTACATTTCCTAGGTTGATAGTTATTGTATCTCCCGATACAGGATTAGGATATAAGGATACCGCATTTTCTAGCGCAACATCATCATTACCGGCAGTAGCATCTACAACAAAAGTACTTACGTGGAAATCATAATCCTCTGGATCATTAACAGCACCATCACTAGCTAAAAATGCAAATTGAACAATACCAGAATAGGCCGCTAGATCTATAAACAATCTATCACCTGTAACTGCTGGCTGATTTGCAGCGTTCCAAGTTTGAATAGAAGTCCAAGTTAATCCATTATCAACAGTAATTAATAAATCTACTGAATCATCAGATCCCATCACACCGGTATCTGCAGCTGTAGAAGTTCCACTGAAAGCATAATCGGTAACAGCAACTTCAACAGTTAAAATCTTAGTAGTTAAACTCGTTAAATCATAAGTTTCAGAAATCAACCACTCACGATCTCCTAGTGTATAAAGGTTCATTACGTTACTAGGAACTACAGTACCAACACCATTAGTATATGCACGACCATCTTTCCAGTTAGAAGCTCCAATACCAGTAGGCCCAGTTGCTATTTCACCGTCACCAGCTTCATTCCAACATGCATTAGGCACATTATTAGTAAAGTCTGTTACTGCTGGGAACATAGTTACCGCACTACAATCGGTTGTAAAATTAATAGGTGTTGTACTCCATGCACTTTCATCACCTGCTGCACAAACTTCTCTAACATGAACAAAGTATTCTGTTTGAGCTGTAAGACCATTTATAGTATAAGTAACATTAGGCATCGCTCCTGCTACGTCTGTCCAGGCTCCTGAAACTGCTGGTGCCGCACCTGCCACTGTTGTTAACGAGTACTCATAATTACCTGCACTTGTTGCGTTACCACTATCAAAGTTTATTGTCGCGGCAACATCTGTATTATTTACTAAAGTAAGGTTAGAAGTATCTGGACAAGTAGGTGGAGTTCTTACTTGGAAATTATCGATATGGAAATCATAGTCGATTCCTGCATCATCAACAGCTCCATCTGTAGCATAAATTGCAAACCTTACAGTTGCACTAGTTATACCAGTTAAAGCGTTATTGTAAGTCTCTCCAGCCGTTGCTGGTTGATTATTAACATCCCAAGTCTGTAATGCAATCCATGTTATATCATCAGTAGTATAAGCAAGAACTACTTGATCATCAGATCCCATTACTCCAGCCGCAGAACTGTTATAATCAGTAACCGCAACATCTAAATTCAATTCATATCCTCCTGCAGATAAGTCATAAAGAGGTGATATAACCCAATCCGAAGCTACATTACGATATAAGTTGATATTTACAGCACCGCCACCACTTGTAGCGTTATGAGCAAATTCTTCAGAACCCCAATCTCCTGAACCAAATCCTGTAGGTCCTGTAGTTAAATCACCATCACTAGCTTCTTCCCAACAGTTAGGAACAAAAGTATCAAAGGTTTCTAAGGCGTCTGGTACAATTACGGCACAATCTGTAGTTGCTGTAATAGGTCCTACAAATGTCATACTACAGTCAGATCTTACATAAATGTCATAAGCTGTCTCTGGAGAAAGCATCGTTATCGTATAAGGATTAGTTGTAACATTAGAAGTTCCTACTGAAGGTGCAGGATCTCCAGTTGGTACCGCTATAACTTCCCAAGCAGTCGCTGGTGGAATACTATTTTCTGTCCAGCTTACTGTTACAGAATCTGCAGTAACAGAATCAACTGTTACACTTGATACATCGTTACACGTTGGTAATTCATCAAAACTTACATCATCAATAGAGATATCTGCTTCATAAGTATTACCAGTCATTGTAGACTTAGATGTTGTGAAAGCAACTATCACTGTTTGTCCAGCATAACTAGACAAATCAATAATAGCTTGTTCCCATGGATCTGCAGATGCTGTTTGTTGTTGACCAGTAATTGTCAATTCTGTTGTAAAAGTTGCTCCATTATCTG from Nonlabens arenilitoris harbors:
- a CDS encoding rhodanese-related sulfurtransferase, whose amino-acid sequence is MQLYNKLSAEERRELIRAAGKERLTISFYQYHQIGNPQLFRDHLFLHWHPMDVLGRIYVAHEGINAQLSVPGDRFDEFKLFLDNISFLEGVRLNIAREQDNESFLKLKVKVRNKIVADGLNDQTFDVTNKGIHVDATKFNELIEDPNTVLVDMRNHYESEIGHFKNAWTPDVDTFRDSLDYIEEKLKDHKEDKKLVMYCTGGIRCEKASAYYKHKGFKDVYQLEGGIIEYHRQVTEQGLDNKFKGKNFVFDHRLAEKISDEVIANCHQCGTPFDLHTNCANEACHLLFIQCDSCKDKMENCCSDECKEIIQLPIEEQKKLRAGKYNSNKIFKKGRSEKLVFKK